The Pseudofrankia inefficax genome window below encodes:
- a CDS encoding helix-turn-helix domain-containing protein → MAELRKGTRITGAERDKLAAELRKKYESGQSIRLLAESSGRSYGFVHRILSESGTTLRGRGGATRGSKKKSA, encoded by the coding sequence TTGGCCGAGCTTAGGAAAGGAACCCGGATCACCGGCGCCGAGCGTGACAAGCTGGCCGCCGAGCTTCGCAAGAAGTACGAGTCCGGGCAGAGCATCCGACTCCTGGCCGAGTCGTCGGGCCGGTCGTACGGCTTCGTGCACCGGATCCTGTCCGAGTCCGGAACGACCCTGCGGGGCCGTGGCGGGGCGACCCGGGGCAGCAAGAAGAAGAGCGCCTGA
- a CDS encoding ABC transporter ATP-binding protein, which produces MSPPAGRNAWTTMSSFQRDRSVTRQKLRPGTIRRIAGFARPYRRLLLAFLLVVVLDAALGTTLPLIYKAIIDDGITRGRVGVVEVLAGVLAVLALVDAGLSLLSRWLSVRIGEGLIFDMRSRVFDHVQRQPLAFFSRTQTGALITRLNNDVLGAQSAFTNTLSAVLSNILTVGFVLAAMFTLSWQVTLIALILVPVFVVPAKKLAPRLASLTRESYGLNAEMNTTMTERFNVAGAQLAKLYGDPAREATAFRRQAGRVRDIGVTQAMYGRVFFASMTLVAALATAVVYGLGGRYAAEGHIAVGTIVALTAYLTRLYGPLTQLSNVHVDVMTALVSFERVFEVLDLEPAIADRPGAVALAPPAGGASIEFDHVGFRYPAASEVSLASLESVAVLDPRVPAPVLHDVTFRVEPGELVALVGPSGAGKTTISQLVPRIYDAVDGTVRVGGQDVRDVTIASLRATVGVVTQDAHMFHDTIRANLGYARADATDELMWAALDAAQIGALVRSLPDGLDTVVGERGYRLSGGEKQRLAIARLLVKEPSVVVLDEATAHLDSESEAAVQRALAAALTGRTALVIAHRLSTIRDADRILVIEDGRVVEEGRHAALLDRGGLYAELYRTQFAAESPAGVAAA; this is translated from the coding sequence ATGTCACCCCCGGCAGGTCGGAACGCCTGGACGACGATGAGCAGCTTCCAACGTGACCGGTCGGTCACGCGGCAGAAGCTGCGCCCCGGGACGATCCGGCGGATCGCCGGCTTCGCTCGGCCCTACCGGCGGCTGCTGCTCGCGTTCCTGCTGGTCGTGGTGCTCGACGCCGCGCTCGGCACCACGCTGCCGCTGATCTACAAGGCGATCATCGACGACGGGATCACCCGTGGCCGGGTCGGTGTCGTCGAGGTGCTCGCCGGGGTCCTCGCGGTGCTCGCCCTGGTCGACGCCGGCCTGTCGCTGCTGTCGCGCTGGCTGTCGGTGCGGATCGGCGAGGGCCTGATCTTCGACATGCGCTCCCGGGTGTTCGACCACGTGCAGCGCCAGCCGCTGGCCTTCTTCAGCCGGACCCAGACCGGAGCGCTGATCACCCGGCTGAACAACGACGTGCTCGGCGCGCAGTCGGCGTTCACCAACACGCTGTCGGCCGTGCTCTCGAACATCCTCACGGTCGGGTTCGTGCTGGCCGCCATGTTCACGCTGTCCTGGCAGGTGACGCTGATCGCGCTGATCCTGGTGCCGGTGTTCGTCGTCCCGGCCAAGAAGCTGGCGCCGCGGCTCGCGTCGCTGACCCGGGAGAGCTACGGGCTCAACGCCGAGATGAACACCACGATGACCGAGCGGTTCAACGTCGCCGGCGCGCAGCTGGCCAAGCTCTACGGCGACCCCGCCCGCGAGGCCACCGCCTTCCGCCGGCAGGCGGGCCGGGTCCGCGACATCGGCGTCACCCAGGCCATGTACGGGCGGGTGTTCTTCGCGTCGATGACGCTGGTCGCGGCGCTGGCGACCGCGGTCGTCTACGGCCTGGGCGGCCGGTACGCCGCCGAGGGCCACATCGCGGTCGGCACGATCGTGGCGCTGACCGCGTACCTCACCCGGCTCTACGGGCCGCTCACCCAGCTGTCCAACGTCCACGTCGACGTGATGACGGCACTGGTCTCGTTCGAGCGGGTCTTCGAGGTGCTCGACCTGGAGCCGGCGATCGCCGACCGGCCCGGCGCCGTGGCGCTCGCGCCGCCCGCCGGTGGCGCGAGCATCGAGTTCGACCATGTCGGGTTCCGCTACCCCGCGGCCAGCGAGGTGTCACTGGCGTCGCTGGAGTCGGTCGCCGTCCTCGACCCGCGTGTCCCGGCGCCGGTGCTGCACGACGTGACGTTCCGGGTGGAGCCCGGCGAGCTGGTCGCGCTGGTCGGCCCCTCGGGCGCCGGCAAGACGACGATCAGCCAGCTGGTGCCGCGGATCTACGACGCGGTCGACGGCACGGTCCGGGTCGGCGGCCAGGATGTGCGCGACGTCACGATCGCCTCGCTGCGCGCGACCGTCGGCGTCGTCACGCAGGACGCGCACATGTTCCACGACACGATCAGGGCGAACCTCGGCTACGCCCGCGCCGACGCCACCGACGAGCTGATGTGGGCCGCGCTCGACGCCGCCCAGATCGGGGCGCTGGTGCGCTCGCTGCCCGACGGCCTGGACACGGTCGTGGGTGAGCGCGGCTACCGCCTCTCCGGCGGCGAGAAGCAGCGGCTGGCGATCGCCCGGCTGCTGGTGAAGGAGCCGAGCGTCGTCGTGCTCGACGAGGCGACCGCCCACCTGGACAGCGAGTCGGAGGCGGCCGTGCAGCGCGCGCTCGCCGCCGCGTTGACCGGGCGGACCGCGCTCGTCATCGCCCACCGGCTCTCCACGATCCGGGACGCCGACCGCATCCTCGTCATCGAGGACGGCCGGGTCGTCGAGGAGGGCCGGCACGCCGCCCTGCTCGACCGGGGCGGCCTCTACGCCGAGCTCTACCGGACCCAGTTCGCCGCCGAGTCCCCGGCCGGCGTCGCGGCGGCCTAG
- a CDS encoding enoyl-CoA hydratase/isomerase family protein encodes MPAPAAAWMAAAGLGLTVTGARATVTLRNSSRTTEHAGGRRGGHLETGAGLTVVSEALTAIARSLTGEVRVIVLRGEAWSLPTETAPEETARPERHAPDGPPDEAVALEPLVARWQAAFGWLSDRADLISVAAVAGPASGAGLQLALSCDLRVLAEDATLALPEAAHGLVPGLGVTGTLVDLLGYPTALDLCLTGRRLTAAEALTAGIAQRVVPAADLDRAVDDLVAAVLATPRAAAVETKALLNGARRHGDRRAAERAALARCLADRSTG; translated from the coding sequence GTGCCTGCACCGGCCGCCGCCTGGATGGCGGCGGCCGGTCTTGGACTCACCGTCACCGGCGCTCGCGCGACGGTGACCCTCAGGAACAGCAGTCGCACCACCGAACACGCCGGCGGCCGGCGGGGCGGTCACCTGGAGACAGGGGCCGGGCTGACCGTCGTGTCCGAGGCACTCACGGCCATCGCGCGATCCCTGACCGGCGAGGTCAGGGTGATCGTCCTGCGGGGTGAGGCGTGGTCGTTACCGACCGAGACCGCCCCCGAGGAGACGGCCCGGCCCGAGCGCCACGCGCCGGACGGGCCACCCGATGAGGCCGTCGCACTCGAACCTCTGGTAGCCCGGTGGCAGGCCGCGTTCGGCTGGCTGTCCGACCGGGCCGACCTCATCAGCGTCGCCGCCGTCGCCGGCCCGGCCAGCGGCGCCGGCCTGCAGCTCGCGCTGTCCTGCGACCTGCGCGTCCTGGCCGAGGACGCCACCCTCGCCCTCCCGGAGGCCGCCCACGGCCTGGTGCCGGGGCTGGGCGTCACCGGAACCCTCGTAGACCTTCTCGGCTACCCGACCGCGCTCGACCTGTGCCTGACCGGCCGCCGGCTCACCGCGGCCGAGGCGCTCACCGCGGGCATCGCTCAGCGGGTCGTGCCGGCCGCGGACCTCGACCGGGCCGTGGACGACCTGGTCGCCGCCGTCCTGGCCACCCCGCGCGCCGCGGCCGTCGAGACGAAGGCCCTGCTGAACGGGGCCCGGCGGCACGGTGACCGGCGCGCCGCCGAGCGCGCCGCGCTGGCCCGCTGCCTCGCCGACCGTTCCACCGGCTGA
- the pyk gene encoding pyruvate kinase, with amino-acid sequence MPRRAKIVCTLGPATNSPERVRALVDAGMDIARLNFSHGTHEQHATVYRKVRDASAESGRAVGILADLQGPKIRLGTFASGGVTLVPGEQFTITVRDVAGDQHQVGTTYPGLPGDVKTGDRILVDDGRLVLTIDGVTDTDVHTTVVIGGPVSNNKGMNIPSAALTVPALTDKDEEDLRYALELGVDMVALSFVRSAADAEKVRKIMDEAGIRVPVIAKIEKPQAVAELDGIVEAFDGLMVARGDLGVELPLEDVPLVQKRVVSAARERAKPVIVATQVLESMISAPRPTRAEASDCANAVLDGADAIMLSAETSVGEYPIESVSTMARIIETAEHDLSRVHPLRTAPRTLGGAIAQAAVEVGAAVGARYLVAHTLSGDTARRLARYRSYVPILGFTPIPDMRNQMALFWGVETFVVPFANSTDEMVRQVDEALLQIGRCSPGELVVVVAGTPPGVAGMTNTMRVHRIGEAV; translated from the coding sequence GTGCCACGAAGAGCCAAGATTGTCTGTACGTTGGGTCCGGCTACCAACTCCCCCGAGCGCGTGCGTGCCCTTGTCGATGCCGGAATGGACATCGCACGCCTCAACTTCTCCCATGGAACGCATGAGCAACACGCGACGGTGTACCGGAAGGTCCGCGACGCCAGCGCGGAGTCCGGCCGCGCGGTCGGCATCCTCGCCGACCTGCAGGGGCCGAAGATCCGGCTGGGGACCTTCGCCTCAGGTGGGGTGACCCTCGTCCCCGGTGAGCAGTTCACGATCACCGTGCGCGACGTCGCGGGCGACCAGCACCAGGTCGGTACCACCTACCCGGGCCTGCCCGGCGACGTGAAGACCGGCGACCGGATCCTGGTCGACGACGGCCGGCTGGTGCTGACGATCGACGGGGTCACCGACACCGACGTCCACACCACCGTCGTCATCGGCGGCCCGGTCAGCAACAACAAGGGCATGAACATCCCCAGCGCCGCCCTGACCGTCCCGGCCCTCACGGACAAGGACGAGGAGGACCTGCGCTACGCCCTGGAACTGGGCGTCGACATGGTCGCCCTGTCGTTCGTCCGCTCGGCCGCCGACGCGGAGAAGGTCCGCAAGATCATGGACGAGGCCGGGATCCGTGTCCCGGTCATCGCCAAGATCGAGAAGCCGCAGGCGGTCGCCGAGCTGGACGGCATCGTCGAGGCGTTCGACGGGCTCATGGTGGCCCGCGGCGACCTGGGCGTCGAGCTCCCGCTCGAGGACGTGCCGCTGGTCCAGAAGCGGGTGGTCAGCGCCGCCCGGGAGCGGGCCAAGCCGGTCATCGTCGCGACCCAGGTGCTCGAGTCGATGATCAGCGCCCCCCGGCCGACCAGGGCCGAGGCCAGCGACTGCGCCAACGCCGTCCTGGACGGCGCCGACGCGATCATGCTGTCGGCGGAGACCAGCGTCGGCGAGTACCCGATCGAGTCCGTCTCCACGATGGCCCGGATCATCGAGACCGCCGAGCACGACCTGTCCCGGGTGCACCCGCTGCGGACCGCTCCGCGCACGCTCGGCGGCGCGATCGCCCAGGCCGCGGTCGAGGTCGGCGCCGCGGTCGGCGCCCGCTACCTGGTCGCGCACACGCTGTCGGGAGACACCGCCCGCCGGCTGGCCCGCTACCGGTCGTACGTGCCGATCCTCGGGTTCACCCCGATCCCGGACATGCGCAACCAGATGGCGCTGTTCTGGGGGGTCGAGACGTTCGTCGTCCCGTTCGCGAACAGCACTGACGAGATGGTCCGCCAGGTCGACGAGGCGCTGCTCCAGATCGGCCGGTGCAGCCCGGGCGAGCTCGTGGTCGTCGTCGCCGGCACGCCGCCGGGCGTCGCCGGCATGACCAACACCATGCGGGTGCACCGGATCGGCGAGGCCGTCTGA